TTAATCAAAACATCGGAGCTTGGAATATATCAAATGTAACTGATTTTGGAAATTTTATGCAGAATAAAAAAGTAGCAAATTTCTCCACTGCAAATTTAGATGCTATTTATAATGGTTGGAGTTCTAGGCCAGTAAAAGCTCCTATTACAATAACATTTGGAGCAGCAAAATATACATCGGCATCAAGTGCAGGAAGAGCAATTTTAACCGGAGCTCCAAACAATTGGGCTATTACTGATGGTGGTATATCAGTATAACCCAACAAAATAATAAAACTCTTTTTTAATGTCATTAGGAACCACAGGTTTATCTTTCTTTTATGTGGTTCCTAATAATTTCCGATATCAAAAATGGTAAAAAAATATTGATAGTAAAAGAAAGTTATTAGATCTACTTCTACTCTACAGAGCACTAATTTTCTCACTTTAAATCAGAGAACACAACTCAAACTAATAGCAAATAAATCAGAAATAACAATTCTTCTCTAAGAAGAAATAATAATTACCATATGAGCACAAACCACAACAGAATAAAAGTCGCTGATCTGGAAACAAATCAACACAATAAAATTTTAATAACAAACTCCAGTGGCATACTGGAGTTTAATGACATAACATCAGCTTTAGATTTAAAAACAATCAATGGAGAATCAATTCTTGGAACTGGAGATATCGACTTATCCAACAAACAGGATATCTCTAATCAGTTAGAAGTAAATTCAAGCCAGACTATTCCATCTAACTGGCACGGCAAAACGGTGCTCTTTACAGCCAACTGTACAATTACAGTACCAGCTTCACTATCTCAAAGTTTCATTTTTAATGGAATTACATTACCCGGAGTAAGTGTAACCTGGGCAATTACATCACCTCATACCTGGTTATTTGGAACTCCATCTGTAACAGCCGAGAAACAGATTTTTACTTTTACAAAAAGAGGAGCAACAAATAGTATTTTATTATTAGGAGTGTAATTATGGGAAGCTTAATACAAAATACTATTTTCGGGAGAAGTAAAAACTCTTTTGTTTCTACCTGGCGAACTTCTAATATCTCTACAGGATCTAGTACAGCTACAAAAGTAAAATTACCATTGGTATCAACTGGAACTTATAATTTCATCGTTGATTGGGGTGATGGAAGCTCTAACATGATAACTGTTTGGAATCAGGCTCAAACTACACATACATATGCTGTCGCAGGAGATTATACGATAAAGATTAATGGTGTTTGTACTGGATGGTCTTTTGCGAATACGGGTGATCGATTAAAAATACTATCCGTTGCTTCATGGGGTAAATTAAAATTTGCGAATTCATATGCACATTTTCATGGATGTTCTAACTTAAATCTTTTAAATGTTTCAGATGTTTTAGATTTAAATGGAGCAACTACATTATCAACTAGTTTCGCTAATTGTTCCTCTTTAACTACCGTAAATAGAATGAACGAATGGAACACTTCTAGTGTTACAAACATGACAAGTACTTTTGCAGGAGCTGCTAATTTCAATCAAAATATTAATTTATGGAATACTGGAAATGTCACAAGCATGGCTGGTATGTTTGATAATGCTTCTAATTTCAATCAACCAATAGGTTTGTGGAATACTTCAAATGTTACATCAATGGGTAACATGTTTAGAAGTGCTACTAATTTCAATCAAAATATTGGCGCATGGAATGTTTCTAAGGTAACCAGTTTTTCTCAATTCGTTATAGCTACTAATTTCAATAATGGTGGTAGTCCAGATATAAATAATTGGATTTTAAATACTACTTCCAATATAACAATGGCTAATATGTTTACAACATGTACGTCATTTAATCAGCCATTAGGAAATTGGAATACTTTAAAAGTTACAGATATGAGCAGCATGTTTAGTGGAGCAACAGCATTTAATCAAGATATTGGAGCCTGGAATGTGTCTGCAAATATAACATTTGCATCAATGTTTCAAAGTGCAACTGCATTTAACAATGGAGGTAGTAACACAATAAATAACTGGATGTTTAAAAATAGTGGCACAATAAACATGACTTCCATGTTTCAACAATGCGCTTCATTTAATCAGCCTATTGGAAACTGGAACACAGGAAACGTCACTACAATGAATTCAATGTTTCGAATTGCTTCATCATTTAATCAAAATATTGGAGCCTGGAATGTTTCAAATGTAACTGATTTCTCATTAATGTTTTATATTGCAACGACATTCAATAATGGAGGCAGTCCTGATATCAATAACTGGTCGTTAAAAACTACAGGAACTATTAGTTTTTATCAAATGTTTATTTCTTGTTCTAATTTTAATCAACCAATAGGGAATTGGAATACTGCTGCTGTTACAGATATGTCACAAATGTTTCAGGGAGCAAACAAATTTAATCAAAATATTGGAGCTTGGAATGTTAGTAATGTAAGTTCTTTCTCTTCAATGTTTAATAGTGCATTTGTTTTTAACAATGGAGGTAGTCCTGACATCAATAATTGGAAATTAAAAGTAACTGGAGCTGTTAGCTTAAATAGTATGTTTCAAGGTGGTGGAGGTAGTTACCCAATGCAATTTAACCAACCTATTGGTAATTGGAACACCGTTGCCGTTACAAATATGGCCGGTATGTTTCAAAAAACTGGAAATGGATTTCATTCTTTCAATCAACCAATTGGGAATTGGAATACCTCTAATGTAGTAACTATGGCTAGTATGTTTAGCCAGGGCGGTACTGATGGTGGTGCATTTAATCAAAATATTGGAACATGGAACGTTTCGAATGTATCTGATTTTTCAAACATGTTTTTAGGTGCTCAAACATTTAATAATGGTGGCAGTCCAGATATAAACAATTGGATTCTAAAAACAAATGGAAGTGTTAATATGAGTAAAATGTTTGCAAGTGTTAACTCCTATATTTCGACAACTTTTAATCAACCAATTGGAAATTGGAATACATCGGCAGTTACAAATATGTCTCAGATGTTTGGTGCTACGGCCGGAAAAGTTGCTTTTAATCAGAATATTGGAAATTGGAATATAAGTAATGTTACCGATTTCACAAATTTCATGATAAATAAAACTCCAACAAATTTCTCTACT
The sequence above is drawn from the Flavobacterium sp. N2038 genome and encodes:
- a CDS encoding BspA family leucine-rich repeat surface protein, which produces MGSLIQNTIFGRSKNSFVSTWRTSNISTGSSTATKVKLPLVSTGTYNFIVDWGDGSSNMITVWNQAQTTHTYAVAGDYTIKINGVCTGWSFANTGDRLKILSVASWGKLKFANSYAHFHGCSNLNLLNVSDVLDLNGATTLSTSFANCSSLTTVNRMNEWNTSSVTNMTSTFAGAANFNQNINLWNTGNVTSMAGMFDNASNFNQPIGLWNTSNVTSMGNMFRSATNFNQNIGAWNVSKVTSFSQFVIATNFNNGGSPDINNWILNTTSNITMANMFTTCTSFNQPLGNWNTLKVTDMSSMFSGATAFNQDIGAWNVSANITFASMFQSATAFNNGGSNTINNWMFKNSGTINMTSMFQQCASFNQPIGNWNTGNVTTMNSMFRIASSFNQNIGAWNVSNVTDFSLMFYIATTFNNGGSPDINNWSLKTTGTISFYQMFISCSNFNQPIGNWNTAAVTDMSQMFQGANKFNQNIGAWNVSNVSSFSSMFNSAFVFNNGGSPDINNWKLKVTGAVSLNSMFQGGGGSYPMQFNQPIGNWNTVAVTNMAGMFQKTGNGFHSFNQPIGNWNTSNVVTMASMFSQGGTDGGAFNQNIGTWNVSNVSDFSNMFLGAQTFNNGGSPDINNWILKTNGSVNMSKMFASVNSYISTTFNQPIGNWNTSAVTNMSQMFGATAGKVAFNQNIGNWNISNVTDFTNFMINKTPTNFSTANLDAIYNGWSSRPVKTPITITFGAAKYTSASSTGRAILTASPNNWAITDGGISV